The following are encoded in a window of Salmo trutta chromosome 9, fSalTru1.1, whole genome shotgun sequence genomic DNA:
- the LOC115200027 gene encoding coiled-coil domain-containing protein 92 encodes MASPIGTLENNLHSAQKNLLFLQQDHAKTLKGLHAEIRRLQQHCTDLTYELTVRSSDPTDSSEARCRELHSKCEELEAQLKVKEEENTELLRDLEQKNAMISVLENTIKEREKKYLEELRMKSHKLAVLSGELEQRASTIAYLTSQLHATKKKLLAGSSSEASPNVSPVSSYKPTPPKAKDRQSGPETPLRRMKKSLSQPLHSELTELYRLGSDGRRMVLREAVDAMPDPTPFLQAARDTPDLQMVRDRPAVIPPIACDRSSSPRHSPARDRQHRAHVGVAHRIHHSTPPLALSQPEVEMLAVDQVNGDKVVRKRSGADRTV; translated from the exons ATGGCATCCCCCATTGGTACCCTAGAGAATAATCTGCACAGCGCCCAGAAGAACCTGCTCTTCCTCCAGCAGGACCATGCCAAGACACTGAAAGGTCTACATGCAGAGATCCGCAGACTACAACAGCACTGTACAG ACTTGACATATGAGCTGACAGTGAGAAGTTCAGATCCAACAG acagCAGTGAGGCGCGCTGCAGGGAGCTACACAGTAAGTGTGAGGAGCTTGAGGCTCAGCTGaaagtgaaggaggaggagaacacTGAGCTGCTGAGGGACCTGGAGCAGAAGAATGCCATGATCTCTGTCCTAGAGAACACCATCAAGGAAAGGGAGAAGAAGTACCTGGAGGAGCTGAGGATGAAGAGCCACAAGCTGGCTGTCCTGTCTGGAGAGCTGGAGCAGAGAGCCAGCACCATCGCCTACCTCACCTCTCAGCTCCACGCCACCAAGAAAAAGCTCCTGGCAGGCAGCTCCTCCGAGGCCAGCCCCAACGTCAGCCCTGTGAGCTCCTACAAGCCCACCCCTCCCAAAGCCAAGGACCGCCAGTCTGGCCCTGAGACCCCTCTACGCCGCATGAAGAAGAGCCTGTCTCAGCCGCTGCACTCTGAGTTAACCGAGCTGTACCGGCTGGGTTCTGATGGTAGGAGGATGGTCCTACGGGAGGCGGTGGACGCCATGCCCGACCCCACCCCCTTTCTGCAGGCAGCTCGAGACACGCCTGATCTACAGATGGTACGAGACCGCCCTGCCGTCATCCCCCCCATCGCCTGTGATCGCTCGTCCAGCCCCCGCCACAGCCCGGCACGGGACCGTCAGCACCGGGCACACGTGGGCGTGGCACACCGCATCCACCACAGCACCCCTCCACTAGCGCTGTCTCAGCCAGAGGTGGAGATGCTGGCCGTGGACCAGGTCAATGGGGACAAGGTGGTGAGGAAGCGATCCGGGGCGGACAGAACAGTTTAA